The genome window ATTTATTGAGAAGCGCGACATGCTCGGTGCGCCGGAAAAGGGCTTGAAACAAAGCCCGCTAAAACTAAACCAAGGACTCGGTACGCTGGAGACGTGGGACGAAGCGGCTATCAAGACCCGCGCGGACAAACTGGCGACTGTCGCGGTGAATTTGTGGGCCGCGCCAAAACTGGCCGCAGATGTGCTCGAGGCTTACCGACCGAAAGCCGCAGCAGTTGTGGGCGGCTACACCATTGAAGATCACCCGCACTTGCTCAACGCAATGACTGGTTCGCTGTTCGATGCCTTCCGCAAATCGGTTCTGGCGCTTGATCCGTGCGTGAGTGAGGAGTTTTTAAAATTATATGTAGCTTTCAAAGCGGAAACGAATTTCGTGGATGTGGTGCCTCAAGCTAAGCGTCTGAGGCTCGCTCTCAACATGCGTTTCTCAGAGGTGCATGATCCGAAGGGACTTTGCAAAGACGTAACGAGCATTGGCCGCTGGGGAAACGGTGATGTTGAAGTCGGGTTCTCAGATCTGGAAGAGTTGCCGTATGTGATTGGCTTGGTTCGGCAGTCTCTCGAACTGCAACTCGGCAATGTAGGTGACGCATGAACGAAGCCGAGACCAGAGCTGATCACATTGACCCCGCGTTAAAAGCGGCGGGTTGGGGCGTTGTTGAGGGCAGCAAAATTTCGATGGACCAGAAGTACCCCCGTACCAATGATTAAATTCGCTGCTCTAAAGAATACTAGCTCGATTATAAAGCTGCCCCTGACACCCCACAAACCCAGGCCTACTTCACTACAGTTAGGTCTCCCTTCCAAATTAAACAATCAGGGGCTACTCTCCCTTTATGATGAACGGATCCTCCCCAATTGGCGTTATCGGCTTCGGAGTTATGGGCTCCAGCATGGCTCTAAATCTTGCAAAGAGTGGTCTGCCGGTGCTGGGATATTCACGCACCGCATCAAAGGTCACCGCCCTTGAACACTCCGGCATCACACTATCATCACCTGACGAGATAGCTCAGCTCTGTGATGTCGTGCTGCTCTCCGTCAGCGATGGCCCTGCTGTGCAGGAGATACTCTTTGGAGCATACGGCATCGCTCCAAAGCTAGCGCGCGGGGCCCTTATTATCGACACGACCACAAATGCTCCTAGCGAGGCGCTAAGCTTTGCTACTAAATGCCGCGAGTTGGGGTTAGATCTCCTCGATGCTCCGGTAACGGGTGGAGATGTCGGCGCGCGTAACGCTACCCTTACTATTATGTGTGGTGGACCCGAGGAGACCTTCCAGAGGGCGCTTCCATTCTTAAACCGTATCGGCAAACGGGTCGTATTGATGGGGCCCTCTGGGTCGGGCCAGATGATGAAGGCGGTAAATCAGGTAGCAGTTGGGCTCAGTATCGTCGCCATGACCGAGGCGCTACTCCTGGCCGAGCGGCGGGGACTCAATTCTGCGCAGGCGCTTGAGATCCTACAGGGGGGTGCTGCTGGATCGTGGGCCCTATCTAACTATGCGCCACGATTAATGTCTGGAGACCTTAAACCTGGCTTCGATGCCGCCCATATGCTTAAAGACCTTAAGATCGCCCTAAAAGAGGCCGCTGGTCACTGCTCCCTACCGGGGACTGAAACAACCACAGAGCTCTTTGAGCAGCTCGTTACGCTGCATAAGGGAGTGGGCAACCACGCCTTGATAAAAGCGTATAAAAACTGAATTCCCCTCCGGTAGCACCTCAATATCGGCTGTGTTAGCCTACATCTGTTTAATCTCCAATTTGTCTACTGGGTTCTAATAGCGCTCAGATGTTACTGCAGTTTAAGGACCCTATGAGCACCTCCCTCTTTAGCGATATCCCAGCCGGAATTACAGATCCAATACTTGGAGTAACGGAGGCTTTTAGAAACGACTTACATCCGGGCAAGGTAAACCTAGGAGTTGGAATCTATCAGGATGCCGCTGGCAAGATCCCGATGCTGGATGCTGTCAAACGTGCTGCGCAGCTATGGATGGCGTCTGAGGATACCAAAACATATCTGCCAATCGAGGGCGTAGCTGCATACAACACCACCACGCAGGAGCTACTCTTCGGAAAAAACTCCCCCCTTATTACCGAGAAGCGTATCGCTACCGTTCAGTCCGTGGGTGGAAGTGGTGGACTAAAGTTAGCGATAGAGTTTATCCGGCGCTTTTTTCCAGATTCCACGGTCTATATTAGCGATCCAAGCTGGGAGAATCACCGCCTACTTTTCGAAACCGCTGGCGCCAAGGTTGAAACCTATCCCTACTATGATCCAAAAACAAACGGACTGCGCGCAGCAGATATGCTCGAGGCTCTCCGTAGCTTAAAACCAAAGAGCACCGTACTACTGCACGCCTGCTGTCACAATCCGACCGGTGTTGATCTAGACGCTAATACCTGGAGAGAGGTGGTTGAGATCTGTGCCGAGCGCGATCTTATTCCCCTTATTGACTTCGCCTATCAGGGATTTGCAGAGGGGCTTCAGGAGGATTCAGCTCCGATCAGACTATTTGCCGACAAGGGCCTTACGTTCTTTGTAGTAAATTCGTACTCAAAATCGTTTGCGGTCTATCGCGAACGTTGTGGAGCGCTTTCCGTTGTTACCGCATCCCAAA of Pseudomonadota bacterium contains these proteins:
- a CDS encoding NAD(P)-dependent oxidoreductase, with the protein product MMNGSSPIGVIGFGVMGSSMALNLAKSGLPVLGYSRTASKVTALEHSGITLSSPDEIAQLCDVVLLSVSDGPAVQEILFGAYGIAPKLARGALIIDTTTNAPSEALSFATKCRELGLDLLDAPVTGGDVGARNATLTIMCGGPEETFQRALPFLNRIGKRVVLMGPSGSGQMMKAVNQVAVGLSIVAMTEALLLAERRGLNSAQALEILQGGAAGSWALSNYAPRLMSGDLKPGFDAAHMLKDLKIALKEAAGHCSLPGTETTTELFEQLVTLHKGVGNHALIKAYKN
- a CDS encoding aspartate/tyrosine/aromatic aminotransferase gives rise to the protein MSTSLFSDIPAGITDPILGVTEAFRNDLHPGKVNLGVGIYQDAAGKIPMLDAVKRAAQLWMASEDTKTYLPIEGVAAYNTTTQELLFGKNSPLITEKRIATVQSVGGSGGLKLAIEFIRRFFPDSTVYISDPSWENHRLLFETAGAKVETYPYYDPKTNGLRAADMLEALRSLKPKSTVLLHACCHNPTGVDLDANTWREVVEICAERDLIPLIDFAYQGFAEGLQEDSAPIRLFADKGLTFFVVNSYSKSFAVYRERCGALSVVTASQKEATNIVSQLKRIVRTLYSSPPSYGAQIIALVLSTPELRTLWESELTVMRTRIHEMRELFASKLAEAIPHRDFSFILKQRGMFSYSGLSVEIVRELRERYHIYALDSGRICVAAMNPQNIDYICDSMASLVRT